The genomic region GACCCCTCCGACCAGCCTGTGAGTTGGGGGGGACACCGAGGTGAGGTCCTTGGGGTGTCTGTAAACGCCCATGCCTTGCGACCACCCAGCCCCAGGACCCTACGCCCGCTGGTGGGCTGCTGGCCCGTAATTGGATTTGCTGGGCAGCTGTCGGGGCTAAGCAGGCCCACTTGATGCAGCCGCGCTCGACCAGTAATTGGTGAAGTTAGCAGGTCGGCGAGGGCAGAGGTCGGGTAGTTAATGCTGTCGTGGGGGCTTTGATGAAGTCAGCCCGGCTGCAGGGCTGCGAGCCGCGGTGAGACCCTCTGTGCCACGGGGCTCCGCTGGCTCCTGGCCTAACACGGTTAGGGGGCCTCCAGCTGCGGGCCGGCCCCGGGTTCTGCGGGGCTGAACCCAGGAGGCCTGAGCCTGCAGGGGCAGTAGGTCACCTGCTGTGTGCTCCAGCCCAGGGCCCTGCAGCACCCGAGGGGACTCGTGGGCCCCTAGGGATCTTGGGGTGCTGCCCTGTGGCGGGGACGGGGGAGACAGCGGCAGGGCCGCCGGGATCTCGGGGGAGGGCGAGGCCTGACATCTTCATGCTAAAGGCGAGCAGTgcccctccccccccgcccccccccccgccccccacaccgGCTGGCGGTGCGCGCCTGTGGTAGTTAGAAGCCCCAGGCCGTGGGCTGTCGTGACCCTCACGACCCCGACAACGCACGCGCACGGACGCAGGCACGGACACGCGCGCATGGACCTGCACGCACGGACACGGACACGCGCGCACgaacacgcacgcacgcacgcacggaCCCGCACGCACGGACCCGCACGCACGGACCCGCACGCGGGCGCAGGAGGGGCCAGCCCGGAGCCCGCGCGGCGCCCTGACGAGGTCAGCCTGAGCCGGACGCCTGACCCGTCCCCGGGCCTCGCAGGTGGGCCCGGCcgtccgccccccgccccgccaagCGAGCCACCGCGCCCGCAAGCTCACGTAGCGCGTTTATTGAGCACCGCCGGGCGGCGGGCGCGGGGGGCGCCTACTTGCTGTCCACCCGTTTGAGCTGCTCCTTGCCGTTGATGGTCACCGACTTGAGCTGCCCgtcctcctccacctccacgCGCTCCTGCCCGTTCTCCACGATGCGTTTGGTGGTGACCTTGTGGCCGTTGACCACCTCGGTGGACGACATCACCGATTTGAAGCCGGAGCCGCCCGAGCCGGAGCCGCCGAAGGACGTGGACGAGAAGGTGGTCCGGCCGGTGCCCCCGCGGCCCAGGCTGTCGAAGGCCGAGAAGGCCTCCATGAAGGCGGGGAACTCGCCGAAGCCGGCTGAGAATGCCCCGCGCAGCCCGTGGCCCCGGGCCCCGCGCTCGCTGCTGAAGGGCGCGTCCCAGAAGTCGAAGGAGAAGGGGTCCAGGCCTCCGAAGAACTCGCGGAAGATGTCCTCCGGGTTGCGGAAGGTGTAGCCGCCGCCGTGCGGGGAGCCCGTCCCGCCGAGCCGCCAGCCGTCACAGCCCGCGCGGTCGTACAGCGAGCGCTTCTTGGAGTCGGACAGGACCTCGTAGGCCTCGGACACCTGCTTAAATTTCTTCTCGGCCTCCTCCTTGTTGTCGGGGTTCTTGTCGGGGTGCCAGCGCAGGGCCAGCTTGCGGTAGGCCTTCTTGATGTCCTCCGGGGAGGCGCTGGCCTGCACCCCGAGCACTTCGTAGTAGTTAGCCATGCTGAGGGCTGGGGCGCGGAGGTGGAGAGAGGCGGGCCGAGGGCCCGGGTGGCCGGGGCGCGAGGGCAGCAGCGGCAAGTGCGGGCCGCTCGGCGGGGCCTGGCCGGACTCTGGCTCCGGAGCGGCTCTGCCCGGCGGACTACCCTTTCATAGTACCAGTGCAGGGGGATGGGTGGGCGCCTCGCTggaggggcggggggtgggggaaggcagTGCCGCTAGGGCGCCCCCCTTGGCCACAAGGCCCCCCGCAGAGCCTCCTGGCCCTTTGTGACATCGGGCCTGGGCGGGGCAGAGCCCGGCCCCTGCAGTCCGGGGCCTGGTTCACCGGCCGGCCCTGCGCAGGAGGCCACGCCTGGGGGTGCACACTCGGAGCTCAGGCTGCTGGAGCCTCCAGGGCTGAGCCCCAGGCAGTGAGACAGGACCAGCCTCCGGAGGTGGGCCCCAGGGTCTGCGCTGGGGCTCAGGGAGGGGCCTGAGGACCCCGGGGTGCAAGTGGACTGAGCCCAGAGTCTGGGTGAGGTTGGGGCCGGAGCTCCTTCTGCTGGCGCCCGGCGGGCCTCTCAGGTTGTCTGAGGCGAGCCCTGCAGAGGCCCAGGTGTGTGTCAGCATCTCCGACCAGCACACGTTCCCTGAATGAATGAGGCCCAGAGACTTATGGCATCAGACTCAAGGTCATACAGCAGGTGGGTGAGAGAGGGAGGTGCTGGGGCGTGGTGGACGGCACCCTGGAAGAGGCGCCCCgctcactgctggtgggaagggcAGGCCAGTGAGCGTGGCGGGTGGAACAGTGGCCCCGTCCCAGCCGCAGAACCTGTGGGTGTGCTCGTATTACTGTTGGGGAAAAGGGTTTCTCCGTATGCAGTTAGAGATCACCCTGGATTACCTGGGCAGGTCCAAAATCCATGAAAGAAGTGCCTGGGAAAGACAGCCGCGCTGAGAgcaaaggcgggggggggggggagaacaCAGCAGGGCCCTCCGGCTGCCCTGGGACAGGAGGGCGCTGGGGCGCAGCCCCCGCCCACCCTGCAGGAGAGCAGCCTGGGGTGCTGTCTGCCGCGCGCTTGGCGGGAAGTGAGGAACCCGCggtgcggggcgggggtggggggggcggcatCCCTGTGGCTTTTGTTCCTGTTCTGACGCTGGGCGTGTCCGGAAGCAGCATTAACAAGCGCGTTAACACATCGATTCCCATGCCCTcgccccctccaggtgagatggaGGCACcgcccccggggagtcagtcccaCTGGGAGCCCACTGGGAGCTCGGGGGACAGCGTCTCCCCGCGCCCGTTTCTGGCCTACCCTCCTTCCTGTTCCCGCCTCGATGGCTCTTTCCCGGATGCTCACGGGTGCTGGCCTCCCAGCACCTCGTGGGGACAGCATGTTCTAACCAgccccagatgctggggggcGGCTGAAAGCAGATGGTGGGGACCCCAGAGTGACAAGCGCTGTCTCCTCACAACCCTCGCCCAGAGGATGGCTCACCCTCCGTCCCCAGCCCACCTACCCACGTGCTCGGTGGTGGAGTAACCCGGCTGGACGCGGGCGCAGGCAGTTCCATAGGTGGGACGCTCGGTGTCTCGCTGCAGCAGGAGCCTGTTCTCGGCAGGCTTGTCCACTGGGGCTGAGGGAAGGTGCCCACAGGAGGTGCCTGGTGGCGGAGGCACTCCGCCGCGTCACAGAGGCTTAGGACCGATGCTTGGCTCTCGCCCACTGTACACGTCAGCACCCCTGGGACAGCTGCTGGGGCTACAAAGCTCATCCTCTCCTCCCGGAGCCCAGACTGAGGGGTCTCTGGGGGAGAGAGCGAGAGCTGGCAGACACTGGGGACCCTCCCACAGCCCCTCCTGGGACGTCGCAAATgtcattcttgcccacagcacgTGGGCAAGGCTGTTTCCAGTGGAGTGGGGAGTGGTGGTCCTTCAGGACAGGTCCGTGCATTTCCAACAGCACCCTGAGAGGCGCGGTCCATGCAGAGGGCGAGGGCAGTGCCTTGTGATGGATGAGGCGGCCGTGGTcctgggggaggagaggctggCTTTGCTCCTGCTGGGGGCGGCAATGGTGGTGGCGGCCTGTGGCAGGAACAGTCAGGGTGCTGGCGGGGACCACCGCACTCCTCCGGGGTCTCCATCGCACCCTGGAGGAGCCCCTTGTGGCTGGAGTCTCCAGGGGCCTGAGGTGTGGAGGAGGAGACAAGAGCAGGCAGAGGGCCACCCGGAGGTTTGCAGCAGCTTTGGGTGACCCTCCCAGAGGCCATGCTCTGGGGCAGCGGGCTGAGGTGCTCGGGGCACGCGCACCCGATTGTGCCGGGGCTTGAGCAGCAGCCGGGTGACCCTCGAGAGCCGCTGCTTTGGAGCTGCAGACCGCGGTCATCGGCGACTGGCCTCCCTGGTCTCTGTGCCCCGTGTTGGCCAGCAGCTGTGAACACGGGTGCCACGTCTTCACGCCTGTTACGTGGCCGGTGGCAGTGGCTCAGGTGAAGGGGGTGGTGGCCGTGGAAATGGGAGCgatgtgggtggggtggggagaagggcgTGGCCACGGTGACCGCCGTTTGCCGAGGTCGGGATGCTGGTGGCgatgcagggatgggggagaagcGTGTGGATGGGCACGGCAGCGCAGACGCAGGCTGGGGGGGTGGTGGCGACGGACAGGGCGCGGCaggtggcggggaggggggtgCCGCCAGCGGGGATGGGGCAAGGGGCTGGCGAGGCGGCTGACATCAGAGGCGGCGGCAGAGGTGGTGGTGGGCTGTAGGGTGATGACCCCGGCGCGAGGGTGGTGCCCGTCGggcgggtgggagggaggagcaggCGCGCGTGCTGGCCTGCTGCCCTGATGATGGTAACGGGTATGAAGTGGGTGGAAGCCCGGGCCCCGTAACAGCACGGTCAGCACAGTGTGGGGTGGTCACAGCAAGGTCGGGCGTGGGACGCAGGGTGGTGAAACCCCGGGGCACCCCGCAGACCTGACCCTGGCCCAGGCCCCCTCTCTGCACCCTGCCTGGGGCTCCCCCGGCCTCCACTGGCCTCCCGTGGAGGAACCTCCTCTGATGCTGATGCCGCCTGAGCCCCTCAGTGGGCTCCCTGCCCTGCTCTCCCCAGGTCCTGggctgaggcccccagagggggCGGGCGGGCGGAGGCTATGGGGAAGGAGACAGGCTGGAGGCCGTGGGGAGCAGGGcgcatgcaggagatgcaaggggcAGGCTGGGCGAGGAGCCCGCAGGGCGAGGACGGAGGGCGCCCGGAGACCGCAGCAAGGCCCGTGAGGACGGCCGCGCGCAGCGGGGCTCCCTTCTGTTCAGGGGGCTCCCCTTCTCTGTAGAGGGCTCGCCTTCTCCCAGCTTGGACTGGCATCCTCTGAGGCCCAGGAGCCGGAAGTGTCCGTGGAGATGGTGGGAGCGGCCGGCCCATGCCCCTCCACAGACCCACCAAGGCTCAGGGCTGAGCCGATATTGGCCGGccagcccccaccctcctctCTGCCTTGACCGCCCATGGGTGGCGAGGCATCTCCGTGCAGGGCTTCCTGCTCCCTGGGGAGCCCCTGGCCTCTCTGGTCTCAGGCCCACCCGGAGCCCCGGCCCAGGGCGAGAAACAGGCCCTTGGGTGACCAGGCGCTGGCCGGCAGAGTCCAACCCCGTGCCAGGACACCCAGAGAAGGCAGGGCgcacccaaggtcacagagtggCCCCAGGGGAGCTGGGGGGGCAGCCAGGCAGCCAGTTGGTATTCTCAGCGGCCAGAGGCCCCTCTCTGTCTCTGTAATTAATGGAGTGGCTTTTTAAAAGGATTCTAATCACCCCCGATGCTATCTGCTTATCACTAGCGTCCCTAATTAGATGATTCTGGCAGTCACTCGGTTAATTCCCCCCAGCCCCGTGCAGCCCTGCCTGGCCTGGGGCAGCCCCCCagtgccccctgccccccgcccagcCAGATGGGCAGTTCAGGCCTGGTCTCCCTGCGGGGCCCCCAGTGTGCTAAGTGCATTAGCTCCAGGATGGATGGGCCGCTGGGTGGATGGGGACCGGTGAGCGCAGGGACTGGGCGACGGAGCGACAGGCGGGCGCACGGCGGGCACACGGGCGGGGAAACTGCGCGCTCGGCCCGCCAGGTCCGACAGCTGCCGTCTGCCCACTGTGCGTTCTCGAGGAGGTCACTGCTCCTCTCGGGGCCTTGGTCTCCTCTGTCAGATGGGGGCAGAATAGCATCTTCCCCATCGGGTTGCTGAGAGGACAGCTTCGGACGGCGGAGGAGCCAGCCACCGTAGGTTAATGACGGAAGTGTGGGCGGCGGGCGAGGTCAGGGTGGGCGGGCGGAAGGACAGGACAGATGAGTGAAGGCAGAGGGTGGACGGGCGGTCCGAGGGTCGTGGGCAAGTGGTGGAGGGACATACAGGCTGGTGGCTGGGAGCAGGGCCACCGGGCGGGCGAGGGCGTCGGGCGGCCTATCCCCCCAGACGCCCCAGGACGGCCTCCGCACAGACGAGGCTCAGACCTGCCGGCCTTCCCCGGACCTCCAGGGGAGCGTCCCGCCAGTGACCCGTGCCCACCGGGTCTCTGCGtcctcaccctcctccccacccctggg from Capra hircus breed San Clemente unplaced genomic scaffold, ASM170441v1, whole genome shotgun sequence harbors:
- the DNAJB8 gene encoding dnaJ homolog subfamily B member 8; translated protein: MANYYEVLGVQASASPEDIKKAYRKLALRWHPDKNPDNKEEAEKKFKQVSEAYEVLSDSKKRSLYDRAGCDGWRLGGTGSPHGGGYTFRNPEDIFREFFGGLDPFSFDFWDAPFSSERGARGHGLRGAFSAGFGEFPAFMEAFSAFDSLGRGGTGRTTFSSTSFGGSGSGGSGFKSVMSSTEVVNGHKVTTKRIVENGQERVEVEEDGQLKSVTINGKEQLKRVDSK